In the genome of Arabidopsis thaliana chromosome 4, partial sequence, the window TTGCAAACATAAAGTACCTGGTCCATTTTCTAATCTTTATTTCTGAATTAAACTTGACTAATGTTGAAGATTTTGCTGATTCCCATTATCTTTTCccctgtttttgtttccaacaTCACATTATCAAAAAATCTGGAACCAAAATAAACCACACACACAATTAAAAGTAGTGTTCACTGGTATTCAGATCATACCTAACGCATCAATTTCTTGCAATGAAGCTTCTAGATTCTGTTCTTTTACCTTGAGCTCCGACTGAAACCGCCTTACATCGGTTAAAGTATCCACAATACTCTGTTTCACCTTTTTAACGTGATCAGATATTGAGCAAGGTTGCTTTTGCTGCAAGTTTCCCGGATCAGCCCTAGTGCTGCGAGATGGCCCTCCTTCCTCAGTAACTTGAGCTCTCTTTTCGACCCGATTATCAGTTTGTTCTTCAGCCAGTGGTGCTTGATCCGTCATTCGGGGTTTCCTATCCGCAGTCTTATGGCCATCAGATGATGCTGCTTGTTTCACCTGAACACAATTCGTTTTAAAACAACGATTTCACAATAGCAAAAGCCAAGAACAAAGACTGTAACTGATTTTATGTTAACCTTGGAACAGATCTTGAGAATTGGAGATGGTCCTCCTCGAATAACCTCCAATGTGAAGGGATCACCAACATTCTTTACGCCATTAGCTACAAAGAAATCTTGACAACCTCTATTGTAAAACTGATCGCGTCCCTTGATGTTAACTAGATGCGACTTCCACTCTATGCCATCTTTGTTCAATACAGTTACCTCTCCTGCTTCCACGATCCCGTTCTCTCTTGCGAACGATGCAGGAAGAAACTGTACATTTTCAACACATTTAAGCGAATGACAACACAAAAAGACTTGAAAAACACCTAGAACAAAGGTCTTGAAAACTTACAAATTGACATGACCTGAACACGTAAGGTTTAAGATCAAACGTCAGAATCTTGTTCTGATTCAATGGAATAGTCTCTGAGCAATTCTCAGATTCTATCTCATCACCTTCAATTTCAGAAacatttcgtttttttcttgctttggaAGAGTTTCCTTCTGGAATGCTAGAGGCGTTGGGACACAGCTGTAGCACAGGTTTTATTCCGCTTTGGACAAGCTTAAACCTACAGATAGATCCAGCTTTGATCCCGTTATTACGACAAAAACTTCTCCATCCTCCACGCATAAAAGCCTGAccagtttttttgttgtgtctcAAAAGCAGAGTCCAAGATTTTTCATGTTCATCCCTCAGATCAATCTCACACTCTCTCCTGTCCAGACCATTTGACCTTGCAAATTTGCTTAAAACACACTGCAAAATCACaacttcatatatattgtAGCAAAAGAATAGAATGAGAATTGTATTAAAGATTCCAGCGAAGTAGTAATCACCATATTATCTCGGAGTAGGCTTGAAGGTGTGACGTGTGCAACAAGATAAGATTTGTCTGATGAagactctgtttcttttcttgctctcttcttcgacgaaattttctttgaacaaaaatCATCTTCGGATATCGaattgtcatcatcatctcctacatcgtcgtcttcatcatcatcaaaaacagtgcgttcatcatcatcatcgtcagaggtagaagaagagattaacTGTATCTGAGAGAAACTACGTCCGAAGGGTGAGACGTGGAAGACCATGCCTCCGTCGTGCCGGAAACTCAAAAGGTCGTCGTCTCTAACAGAGTGGGAGACGGAGAAATCTTTCCATCCGCCGGCGAATCTCGCGCCGTCCAATTTCACGTCCCAGTTTCTGTCCGAAGCGTCAGAAGTTAGTTTCATATTCGTTGACTGAATCTTACCATTGAAGTGATTCCAAATGAACTCAGTAGGAATGATCTGCAACCAcaacaattaagaaaaacagaacCGATTGATGCATTGTAACAGAGACATGGAAAGAGACGATGAGATAGAGACAGTGGAAAAGTACAGGATTGGATTTTTGTCCAGATAGATCTATGATGAAGAAAGCTTTGTTGGTTGGGGAGGGAATCAGTGGATCCGCCATTGTCGAACAGCTAAAGTAATTATTCTCTGAAAATTTGCCTCTTCGAATTATTCTTCGCTGGCGTTATAGTAAGGTTTATAATCTAAAGTCTAAACTCCGTTATTCATTCTCATTAAACACCTGATTTATTGTCATTAACTAAATAATGActgtgttaaaaaaaaaactaaaaaaactaaataatgaCTTGgtgaacaaaattatttaatgaCAAAGATATTTCTTGATAAACGCATTAATAACCgaaggcttttttttttcttctgatttgatCGATGTAGGACTGAAAAGTAAGTCAGAAGAATAAGTTTCAACCCAATTTCTAAAAATCTAAtcgtttgatttgattatttttttcccaggattaaaaactttattttattctatttgATATCTATATAGTAAAAATCAACACTATTcaataacaaatttttgttcattCATAACTGATATCAAACTATTAATGTATTAATTAAATgagtcaacaaaataaaaattcatatattctTTGTAAAGTTTAAGTTATTTGGATCTTTATGTTGTTGATTCATTTAGCTAACACATTTatatctacatttttttttgttcaaccctttttttacatttatatctaGAGATAttggaagaaaaatgtaatgaGTTTATTGtgttacttcttcttttttcatatacaacagatttatttcttttacgttaaactttatatattgaCAGATAAATTTTGATAGCAACAGTTAACATAgtgatttatctttttgtcaACCATTTAATTAACATGCATAAGATTGGTCAATTTATTCCCTGCTTTATGTgatttagttagttttttcATAAGTTGAATAACAGAGACTAATGAAGACActgtttacaaaaattatgtaaGTTTTATTCACATAGTTAATTTTATTGAGGATCCCATTACTGTTTCTATTAGGGCATGTCAGAAGACTTCGAAGtaagcaaaaccaaaagagtAAAAACTATCTTTTCGCTTTTTGCATTATTGGATTTAAGTAGAAttgtaaaattaaagaagtaaACAGAGTAGTACTCTTCCAAAGCAACTCAAAAGCTCCAAAATTTCTGTGAATCTCCCCAAGAACACTTTTTGGATCTTTAATTCGAAGTGATCGGCAATGAAGAATCCGACACTCTTTGCTCCAAAAAGTCCACACTTTTTCCAGCCTATTCTTCCCGGTTTCAAGAGCCACATCGTAAgtaatctctctgtttctctctctctgaacATATAGACTCATGTCACAGTTCTACTCGTTTGTTGCAGAAAATCCCTGTGAAGTTCTTCTCCAAGCATATAGAGGGAAAACACGAGGGAAATACTGTCTATTTGAGATCATATCCTTCGAGGAGAACGTGGAAAGTGAAGATGGAGGGCCATAAACTCACTGAAGGTTGGAAAGAGTTCGTGGAGGCACATGATCTTCGAGTCGGTGACTTCGTCGTCTTCAAACACAAAGGAGACATGTTGTTCCATGTGACTGCTATAGGACCCAGTTGCTGTGAAGTCCAATACGCACCATCTCGTAGCCACGACAGAAACGAAGAGAGTGATGAAATTGGTATAACATAATCATCATTCAGAGAGCATTTAGATTTATCTAGACTCTTTACTATTTGTTAAGCGTTAGATTTCTGCTTCAGGGGAATCTTcaagaaatgagaaaattaTTGAGGAGAATGTGAAAACAGAACCTGATCAGTTTTCACCAGATCTAACATGTTTTAGCCAATCTGTGACCGCTTCAAACCTAACGAGAGATTTAGTGGTTAGTTAGTTATGATTGTGTTCCATATATCGATTTTAGAGTTTGAGTATGTGTGactgtgtttgtgtttgtgtttgataaCTACTGCAGGGTATTCCCAGAGATTTCGCAAAGCGATATGGTTTGAACATAGGTAGGCATGAGATAGTTTTGATGGACGAAGAAGGAAATACATGGGAATCAGAAGTTAAAAGTTACAAGTCTGGTCGGGTTTTTATAGCTGGAGGTTGGACAAGTCTCTGCACTGcaaataaattagaagttgGAGATTCTTGTACATTTAAACTGCTCCGCAACCCGAAAATTCCCGTGTTTCGGCTCTGCAGCCGCCCAAAGGCTGGAGCAGAGGCTCGGCCACACAAGAGATCTCGAGTCCAAAGTAGCAGCGGGGGGAGTAGACAGAAGCATGACGTGAGGCAGAAgttagatgaagaaggaggGCCATCTCGTTGCACTCGGTCATCTAACAAGGCTACTGGTGATCAAGAAAAGTTGCAGCAAACGCAATCTTGCTTTATCT includes:
- a CDS encoding Transcriptional factor B3 family protein (Transcriptional factor B3 family protein; FUNCTIONS IN: DNA binding, sequence-specific DNA binding transcription factor activity; INVOLVED IN: regulation of transcription, DNA-dependent; LOCATED IN: cellular_component unknown; EXPRESSED IN: egg cell; CONTAINS InterPro DOMAIN/s: Transcriptional factor B3 (InterPro:IPR003340); BEST Arabidopsis thaliana protein match is: Transcriptional factor B3 family protein (TAIR:AT4G31615.1); Has 603 Blast hits to 448 proteins in 67 species: Archae - 0; Bacteria - 13; Metazoa - 36; Fungi - 35; Plants - 436; Viruses - 6; Other Eukaryotes - 77 (source: NCBI BLink).), producing MADPLIPSPTNKAFFIIDLSGQKSNPIIPTEFIWNHFNGKIQSTNMKLTSDASDRNWDVKLDGARFAGGWKDFSVSHSVRDDDLLSFRHDGGMVFHVSPFGRSFSQIQLISSSTSDDDDDERTVFDDDEDDDVGDDDDNSISEDDFCSKKISSKKRARKETESSSDKSYLVAHVTPSSLLRDNMCVLSKFARSNGLDRRECEIDLRDEHEKSWTLLLRHNKKTGQAFMRGGWRSFCRNNGIKAGSICRFKLVQSGIKPVLQLCPNASSIPEGNSSKARKKRNVSEIEGDEIESENCSETIPLNQNKILTFDLKPYVFRSCQFFLPASFARENGIVEAGEVTVLNKDGIEWKSHLVNIKGRDQFYNRGCQDFFVANGVKNVGDPFTLEVIRGGPSPILKICSKVKQAASSDGHKTADRKPRMTDQAPLAEEQTDNRVEKRAQVTEEGGPSRSTRADPGNLQQKQPCSISDHVKKVKQSIVDTLTDVRRFQSELKVKEQNLEASLQEIDALGMI
- a CDS encoding transcriptional factor B3 family protein (transcriptional factor B3 family protein; FUNCTIONS IN: DNA binding, sequence-specific DNA binding transcription factor activity; INVOLVED IN: regulation of transcription, DNA-dependent; LOCATED IN: cellular_component unknown; CONTAINS InterPro DOMAIN/s: Transcriptional factor B3 (InterPro:IPR003340); BEST Arabidopsis thaliana protein match is: Transcriptional factor B3 family protein (TAIR:AT4G31650.1); Has 686 Blast hits to 452 proteins in 17 species: Archae - 0; Bacteria - 0; Metazoa - 0; Fungi - 0; Plants - 686; Viruses - 0; Other Eukaryotes - 0 (source: NCBI BLink).) — protein: MKNPTLFAPKSPHFFQPILPGFKSHIKIPVKFFSKHIEGKHEGNTVYLRSYPSRRTWKVKMEGHKLTEGWKEFVEAHDLRVGDFVVFKHKGDMLFHVTAIGPSCCEVQYAPSRSHDRNEESDEIGESSRNEKIIEENVKTEPDQFSPDLTCFSQSVTASNLTRDLVGIPRDFAKRYGLNIGRHEIVLMDEEGNTWESEVKSYKSGRVFIAGGWTSLCTANKLEVGDSCTFKLLRNPKIPVFRLCSRPKAGAEARPHKRSRVQSSSGGSRQKHDVRQKLDEEGGPSRCTRSSNKATGDQEKLQQTQSCFIFDHVAKVKQSVEDTLNSIRRFRAKLETKEHNLEALLQETKTKL